One Paenibacillus riograndensis SBR5 DNA segment encodes these proteins:
- the thrS gene encoding threonine--tRNA ligase — protein MSVNIKLPDGSVREYADGSSIDDVAASISSGLRKNAAAGKLNGVVVDLATPLQEGALVEIVTLDSPEGLEVMRHSTAHLMAQAVRRLFGTKEVKLGVGPVIEDGFYYDMDLEHPLNPEDLLKIEKEMERIVSENLPIIRKEVSRKEALERFGELGDPYKLELIEALPEDSVITIYEQGEFFDLCRGPHVPSTAKIKVFKLMNVAGAYWRGDSKNKMLQRVYGTAWIKKAQLDEHLRLLEEAKKRDHRKLGKELEIFTFNQLVGQGLPIWLPKGAKLRSILERYIVDLEASLGYQHVYTPVLGNVELYKTSGHWEHYQEDMFPKMTIDTEEFVLRPMNCPHHMMIYKSSMHSYRDLPIRIAELGTMHRYEMSGALTGLHRVRSMTLNDSHIFCRLDQIKSEFTRVLDLIKRVYSDFGIHDYRFRLSYRDPQDTEKYFQNDEMWETAQRMLREVAEEAGLPFFEADGEAAFYGPKLDVQIRTALGKEETLSTVQIDFLLPERFELEYVGDDGQKHRPVVLHRGILGTMERFVAFLLENFAGSLPLWLSPQQVKIIPVSSAFDDYAKDVEAKLLASGIRAEVDLRNEKMGYKIREAQLEKLPYMFVVGENEMNAGSVSIRKRGEGDIGAQPLQEVIATLVKEVAERVI, from the coding sequence ATGTCGGTAAATATTAAGCTTCCGGACGGCTCGGTCCGGGAATACGCGGATGGCAGCAGCATTGACGATGTAGCGGCTTCGATCAGCAGCGGGCTCCGCAAGAATGCGGCAGCAGGCAAGCTGAACGGGGTTGTTGTAGACTTGGCAACGCCGCTGCAGGAAGGTGCGCTGGTGGAGATCGTGACCCTGGATTCGCCGGAAGGCCTCGAAGTGATGCGCCACAGTACTGCCCACTTGATGGCGCAGGCGGTACGGCGCCTGTTCGGAACCAAGGAGGTTAAGCTGGGGGTAGGTCCGGTAATCGAAGACGGCTTCTACTATGATATGGATCTGGAGCACCCGCTGAATCCGGAGGATCTGCTGAAGATCGAGAAGGAAATGGAACGTATCGTATCCGAGAATCTGCCGATTATCCGCAAAGAGGTCAGCCGCAAGGAAGCGCTGGAGCGTTTCGGCGAGCTGGGTGATCCGTATAAGCTGGAGCTGATCGAGGCGCTGCCTGAGGATAGTGTGATCACGATTTATGAGCAGGGAGAGTTCTTTGACCTCTGCCGCGGTCCGCATGTCCCTTCCACAGCGAAGATCAAAGTATTCAAGCTGATGAATGTAGCCGGAGCTTACTGGCGCGGCGACAGCAAGAACAAGATGCTTCAACGGGTATACGGAACAGCCTGGATCAAAAAGGCACAGCTCGATGAGCATCTGCGTCTGCTGGAGGAAGCCAAGAAGCGCGACCACCGGAAGCTCGGCAAAGAGCTGGAAATCTTCACCTTCAACCAGCTGGTAGGCCAGGGTCTGCCGATCTGGCTGCCCAAAGGCGCAAAGCTGCGCAGTATTCTGGAACGTTATATCGTCGATCTGGAAGCCAGCCTAGGCTATCAGCATGTATACACTCCGGTGCTTGGCAACGTGGAGCTGTACAAAACTTCCGGGCACTGGGAGCATTACCAGGAAGACATGTTCCCCAAGATGACGATCGATACTGAAGAATTCGTCCTCCGCCCGATGAACTGCCCGCATCATATGATGATTTATAAAAGCTCGATGCACAGCTACCGCGATCTGCCGATCCGTATCGCTGAGCTTGGCACGATGCACCGCTATGAGATGTCCGGCGCGTTGACAGGTCTGCACCGCGTGCGCTCCATGACGCTGAACGATTCCCATATCTTTTGCCGTCTGGACCAGATTAAGAGCGAGTTCACCCGTGTGCTGGATCTGATCAAGCGGGTATACAGCGATTTCGGTATTCACGATTACCGTTTCCGCTTGTCCTACCGCGATCCGCAGGATACCGAGAAATATTTCCAGAACGATGAAATGTGGGAGACTGCACAGCGGATGCTGCGCGAAGTGGCTGAAGAAGCCGGCCTGCCGTTCTTTGAAGCGGATGGGGAAGCCGCGTTCTACGGTCCGAAGCTGGACGTGCAGATCCGGACGGCGCTGGGCAAAGAAGAAACATTGTCCACCGTACAGATCGACTTCCTGCTTCCTGAGCGCTTTGAGCTGGAGTATGTCGGCGATGATGGCCAAAAGCACCGTCCGGTCGTGCTTCACCGCGGTATCCTCGGTACCATGGAACGTTTTGTAGCCTTCCTGCTGGAGAACTTTGCCGGTTCCCTGCCGCTCTGGCTGTCCCCTCAGCAGGTGAAGATCATTCCGGTATCCTCGGCATTTGATGATTACGCCAAGGATGTTGAAGCAAAGCTGCTGGCCAGCGGAATCCGGGCCGAAGTGGACCTGCGCAACGAGAAAATGGGCTACAAGATCCGGGAAGCACAGCTGGAGAAGCTGCCTTATATGTTCGTGGTCGGGGAAAACGAGATGAACGCGGGAAGCGTTTCGATCCGCAAACGCGGCGAAGGCGATATCGGTGCCCAGCCGCTGCAGGAAGTCATCGCCACATTGGTTAAGGAAGTTGCGGAGCGTGTAATCTAA
- a CDS encoding toxin-antitoxin system HicB family antitoxin, translating to MAAKKSFPLRIDPELHEALERWAGEEFRSVNGHIEYLLREALKRAGRLPERKRREE from the coding sequence ATGGCGGCCAAGAAGAGCTTCCCGCTGCGGATCGATCCCGAACTGCACGAAGCGCTGGAACGGTGGGCGGGAGAAGAATTTCGCAGCGTAAATGGACATATCGAGTATTTGCTGCGTGAGGCTTTGAAGCGCGCAGGCCGCTTGCCTGAACGGAAACGCCGGGAAGAATAG
- a CDS encoding 3D domain-containing protein → MLAVGQAALYAQGESVSRGVSRSEALAQSGRPAAAQAPGHRAAPQAVQPSAKQPLRPASIQVAAPAPEQIISSLKVTATGYTAGYESTGKTAKHPEYGITYSGVKVRRDKNAVSTIAADPKVIPLGSVLYIPGYGYAVVADTGSAIKGRKIDLYFSTTKQVYKEWGKKTVVVQLIKRGNGKCTENMLKSLGQAIQTYNAIPQDLLEEVI, encoded by the coding sequence ATGCTTGCGGTTGGCCAAGCCGCGCTGTACGCTCAGGGGGAGTCCGTTTCCAGAGGGGTTTCCCGTTCGGAGGCGCTCGCCCAATCGGGCCGGCCGGCAGCGGCTCAGGCTCCCGGGCATCGGGCAGCTCCACAGGCAGTCCAGCCATCGGCGAAGCAGCCGCTGCGGCCTGCATCCATTCAGGTAGCGGCACCTGCGCCGGAGCAGATTATCTCTTCTTTAAAAGTAACGGCTACAGGTTATACAGCAGGTTATGAGTCTACAGGTAAAACCGCAAAACATCCGGAGTACGGCATCACCTATTCAGGTGTCAAAGTCCGCCGGGATAAAAATGCCGTATCGACCATTGCCGCCGACCCGAAAGTAATTCCGCTTGGCAGCGTGCTGTATATACCCGGCTATGGCTATGCGGTTGTAGCGGATACAGGTTCGGCCATTAAAGGCCGGAAGATCGATCTTTATTTTAGCACCACCAAGCAGGTCTATAAGGAGTGGGGTAAAAAGACGGTAGTGGTTCAGCTCATTAAGCGGGGGAACGGAAAATGTACCGAGAACATGCTGAAGAGTCTGGGACAGGCCATCCAAACTTATAATGCCATTCCGCAGGATCTGCTGGAGGAAGTCATTTAG
- a CDS encoding response regulator transcription factor, producing MRPNILIIDDDEKIISMLRRGLAFEGYDVKTATNGADGLRAVLNSDPDVVVLDVMMPQVDGFEVCRRLREGGSTVPVLMLTAKDEIEHRVKGLDLGADDYLVKPFALEELLARVRALLRRKSEQGGGSSDQAVSYEDITLDVDSREVTRGGKRLELTAKEFELLHLFMQNPKRVLSRDLIMDKIWGYDYSGESNVLEVYIAMLRQKTEEHGGKRLIQTIRGAGYILRGD from the coding sequence ATGCGGCCGAATATTCTAATTATTGATGATGATGAAAAAATTATTTCCATGCTGCGCCGGGGTCTTGCTTTTGAGGGCTATGACGTAAAAACGGCCACGAACGGAGCCGATGGCTTGCGCGCTGTACTGAACAGTGATCCGGATGTCGTTGTCCTGGATGTGATGATGCCGCAGGTGGACGGATTCGAGGTCTGCCGGCGTCTGCGCGAAGGGGGAAGCACGGTTCCGGTTCTCATGCTTACGGCCAAGGATGAAATTGAGCATCGGGTAAAAGGTCTGGATCTCGGAGCGGACGATTATCTGGTGAAGCCGTTTGCGCTGGAGGAGCTTCTGGCCCGTGTGCGTGCGCTGCTGCGCCGCAAAAGCGAGCAGGGCGGAGGAAGCTCCGACCAGGCCGTCTCCTACGAGGATATTACGCTGGATGTGGACTCGCGGGAGGTCACCCGCGGCGGCAAACGTCTGGAGCTGACAGCGAAGGAGTTCGAGCTGCTGCATTTATTTATGCAGAATCCGAAGCGCGTGCTGTCCCGTGATCTGATCATGGATAAAATCTGGGGTTATGATTACAGCGGAGAATCCAATGTGCTTGAAGTATATATTGCCATGCTTCGCCAGAAAACCGAGGAGCACGGCGGCAAAAGACTGATTCAGACGATCCGGGGAGCCGGTTACATCCTAAGAGGTGACTAA
- a CDS encoding sensor histidine kinase, translated as MSIRLRLTAWYSGILAVMLLALSAAIYGFVYFNTYGDIKDRLKNQASQIVLQPVTYLDGSSNIFVGGNLEGQNLFAQMYIYDIDKIIPNNNMKTFNLRFNVPEQETIVSQQGFVRASYDGNPFLIYQRPVDIPGYDGNPAAVLQMAAYTGEQDRLMLRLKNILIVGSFATLIAAFTFGLFLARKAMSPIGKVIEAANGIQTGTDLSSRIVYDGPQDEIGRLIQTVNSMLGRMEGFYTELEDSYATQRRFVSDASHELRTPLTTIRGNIDLLQKIWEMNPDESRMTEAEIRQLSIESVKDIADESKRMSRLVSDMLSLARADTGRTFDIEPVALEPMMTEVARRASFLPRQAEWSVGNLGHLNGKYIVGNKDYLQQMLFIFIDNAFKYTPSGEVAMDAVFYQNQVGIRISDTGIGMDKDEVPHIFDRFYRADESRGITEGIGLGLSIAKWIIDEHGGSVEVVTRQGEGTTFVIWLPLLFAPPLE; from the coding sequence ATGTCGATACGATTGCGGCTGACTGCTTGGTATTCAGGGATTCTGGCCGTTATGCTGCTGGCCTTATCAGCCGCAATTTACGGATTTGTGTATTTTAATACTTATGGTGATATAAAGGACCGGCTCAAAAATCAGGCAAGCCAGATAGTACTGCAACCTGTTACGTATTTAGACGGGTCTTCAAATATATTCGTAGGCGGAAATCTTGAAGGACAAAACCTGTTTGCGCAGATGTATATTTATGATATTGACAAGATTATTCCCAATAATAATATGAAGACATTCAATTTGCGGTTTAATGTTCCGGAGCAGGAGACTATTGTAAGCCAGCAGGGCTTTGTCCGGGCAAGCTATGATGGAAATCCATTTCTAATCTATCAGAGGCCGGTCGATATTCCGGGTTACGACGGTAACCCTGCTGCAGTACTGCAAATGGCTGCCTATACAGGTGAACAGGACCGGTTAATGCTAAGGCTGAAGAACATCCTGATCGTCGGCTCCTTCGCCACTCTGATCGCGGCATTCACCTTCGGCCTGTTCCTGGCCCGCAAGGCGATGAGCCCGATCGGCAAGGTTATTGAAGCGGCCAACGGAATTCAGACGGGAACCGACCTCAGCTCGCGGATTGTATATGATGGACCGCAGGATGAGATTGGACGGCTGATTCAGACCGTCAACAGCATGCTTGGGCGGATGGAAGGCTTTTATACAGAGCTTGAGGATTCTTATGCCACTCAGCGCCGCTTTGTGTCCGATGCTTCGCATGAGCTGCGGACACCGCTTACAACCATCCGCGGGAATATTGATCTGCTGCAAAAAATATGGGAAATGAACCCTGATGAGAGCCGGATGACAGAAGCGGAGATCCGCCAGCTCTCGATTGAATCGGTCAAGGATATCGCCGATGAATCCAAACGCATGAGCCGCCTGGTGTCTGATATGCTGTCGCTCGCCCGGGCCGATACCGGCCGGACGTTTGATATTGAACCGGTAGCCCTGGAGCCGATGATGACCGAAGTGGCCCGCAGAGCGTCCTTCCTGCCGCGGCAGGCGGAATGGTCCGTAGGAAATCTCGGACATTTGAACGGCAAATATATTGTTGGCAACAAGGATTATCTGCAGCAAATGTTATTTATTTTTATTGATAATGCCTTCAAATACACTCCTTCCGGTGAGGTTGCGATGGACGCTGTGTTTTATCAGAACCAGGTGGGAATCCGCATCTCCGATACCGGCATCGGAATGGATAAGGACGAGGTTCCGCATATCTTTGACCGTTTTTACCGCGCTGATGAATCGAGAGGAATTACGGAAGGAATCGGCCTCGGGCTGTCGATTGCCAAGTGGATTATTGATGAGCATGGAGGTTCGGTCGAGGTGGTTACGCGCCAGGGCGAGGGGACGACTTTTGTCATCTGGCTACCGCTTCTCTTTGCTCCGCCGCTGGAATAG
- a CDS encoding response regulator produces the protein MSIIKVLLVDDHDMVRMGLKTYLMLDPMFEVIGEAANGQEALNMLRNWGKEALPDLVLMDLMMPVMNGAETTRAVLAEFPGLKIVILTSFLEDDLVVDAIEAGAVSYVLKTVSAEELIYALQGAFRGMPVMTGDVSQALTRGIRQRTVQGDSSGLTEREKEVLLLIAEGKTNKDIGEELHISIKTVKTHVSNLLMKCELDDRTQLAIYAHRKGWAQG, from the coding sequence ATGAGTATCATTAAAGTTCTGCTTGTTGATGATCATGATATGGTCCGGATGGGCCTTAAAACATATCTTATGCTGGACCCGATGTTCGAAGTCATCGGAGAGGCGGCGAACGGGCAGGAAGCGCTCAATATGCTCCGGAACTGGGGGAAGGAGGCGCTGCCTGACCTGGTGCTGATGGACCTGATGATGCCGGTGATGAACGGCGCAGAGACTACCCGGGCTGTACTGGCCGAATTTCCGGGCCTCAAAATCGTCATTCTTACCAGCTTCCTGGAGGATGATCTTGTCGTGGATGCCATTGAAGCCGGGGCGGTGAGCTATGTGCTCAAAACCGTCTCGGCAGAGGAGCTGATCTACGCGCTGCAAGGCGCATTCCGCGGCATGCCGGTTATGACCGGCGATGTGTCCCAGGCCCTTACCCGGGGTATCCGCCAGCGGACGGTGCAGGGAGATTCCTCCGGCCTTACGGAACGGGAGAAGGAAGTGCTGCTGCTCATTGCTGAAGGCAAGACCAACAAGGATATCGGCGAGGAACTGCATATCAGCATCAAAACCGTAAAAACGCATGTCAGCAACCTGCTGATGAAATGCGAGCTGGATGACCGTACCCAACTGGCGATATATGCCCACCGCAAAGGCTGGGCGCAGGGTTGA
- a CDS encoding SPFH domain-containing protein has translation MKERTLHPVSGFLVIALIAICVAGGIYGAVYDYAAVPVILFVLAGVLCTSITVVQPNKSVVVTFFGKYVGTIVNSGLFAVIPFSIRKTVSLRVRNFNSVKLKVNDVEGNPIEIAAVIVFKVVNSAKALFDVDKYMAFVEIQSETALRHVASRYPYDNFNESGMSLRANSDEIAKELAAELQERLSLSGVEVIEARLTHLAYSTEIASTMLQRQQASAILSARQIIVEGAVGMVDMAIRQLKESGVVELDEERKAAMINNLMVAIVSERGASPVINAGSLY, from the coding sequence ATGAAAGAAAGAACATTGCATCCGGTCAGCGGTTTTTTGGTTATTGCGCTTATTGCCATCTGTGTGGCAGGGGGGATTTATGGTGCAGTTTATGATTATGCTGCAGTTCCCGTAATCCTGTTCGTCTTAGCCGGTGTGCTTTGTACGAGTATTACGGTAGTACAGCCGAATAAGTCAGTCGTGGTTACCTTTTTTGGTAAATATGTCGGTACCATTGTCAACAGCGGACTCTTTGCCGTCATTCCGTTCAGTATCCGCAAGACCGTATCCCTGCGGGTGCGTAATTTCAACAGTGTGAAGTTGAAGGTAAATGATGTCGAGGGGAACCCGATTGAGATTGCTGCAGTTATCGTATTTAAGGTTGTCAATTCGGCCAAAGCGCTGTTTGATGTAGACAAATATATGGCTTTTGTAGAAATTCAGAGCGAGACAGCGCTGCGGCATGTGGCCAGCCGGTATCCTTACGACAATTTTAACGAGTCCGGGATGTCCCTGCGGGCGAATTCAGATGAAATCGCCAAGGAGCTGGCAGCGGAGCTGCAGGAGCGTCTTTCCTTATCCGGTGTTGAAGTCATTGAGGCGCGCCTGACGCATCTCGCGTATTCGACTGAAATCGCCAGCACCATGCTGCAGCGCCAGCAGGCTTCCGCCATCCTGTCCGCACGGCAGATTATTGTTGAGGGTGCCGTCGGCATGGTGGATATGGCGATCCGCCAGCTGAAAGAGAGCGGTGTAGTAGAGCTTGATGAAGAACGCAAGGCGGCGATGATTAACAATCTGATGGTAGCGATTGTGTCCGAGCGCGGAGCGAGTCCGGTCATTAACGCCGGCTCGTTATACTAA
- the liaF gene encoding cell wall-active antibiotics response protein LiaF: MKRRFTSQILGGLILIGLGAMFLLRQMGYTDFNAGSLFADYWPVILIVMGVQNFLSTNDHGKGSSVFWGFFYLALGVFFLGRNLDWFYVSAGDFFKLLIPVMLIGGGLYVIFKPRNHTPPVPPAPPAPPTFYPPGPGKSSFDVEPPKPLESTLDEQFEQKFGKPEGKRDWNEYLQKDDEDEDEDNGHIRSSADSRWQEKHERHERRRQERHERHARRHGEWHGRFNDTDDAKETTHRSAFIGDVHMGKDHFQLKNTNISQFIGDTVLDLTNAQIPYGETKINISAFVGDIKVYVPEDMNLGVKVNSSSFIGDMQVLEQSRSGFMSNVQCKTPYYKEAGKKVRINVSAFIGDIKIKTVG; the protein is encoded by the coding sequence ATGAAAAGACGATTCACCAGCCAGATCCTCGGGGGGCTGATCCTGATTGGACTGGGAGCGATGTTTCTGCTTAGGCAGATGGGGTACACGGATTTCAACGCAGGTTCTTTGTTCGCCGATTATTGGCCGGTTATTCTTATTGTTATGGGTGTACAGAATTTTCTGTCCACCAATGACCACGGCAAGGGATCATCTGTGTTTTGGGGCTTCTTTTATCTCGCGCTTGGGGTGTTTTTCCTGGGCCGCAACCTGGATTGGTTCTATGTATCGGCAGGTGATTTCTTCAAATTGCTGATACCCGTTATGCTGATCGGCGGGGGGCTGTATGTCATCTTCAAACCGCGGAACCATACTCCTCCCGTTCCTCCGGCACCGCCAGCACCGCCAACTTTTTATCCTCCGGGACCCGGGAAAAGCTCTTTCGATGTGGAACCTCCCAAGCCTCTTGAATCCACACTCGATGAGCAGTTCGAGCAGAAATTCGGCAAGCCTGAGGGCAAGCGGGATTGGAACGAGTATCTGCAGAAGGATGATGAGGACGAGGATGAGGACAACGGGCATATCCGCTCTTCGGCAGATTCACGCTGGCAGGAAAAGCATGAGCGGCACGAACGCAGACGCCAGGAGCGTCACGAGCGCCACGCCCGCCGGCATGGCGAATGGCATGGCAGATTTAACGATACGGATGATGCTAAGGAAACGACGCACCGCTCCGCTTTTATCGGGGATGTTCATATGGGCAAGGACCATTTCCAGCTCAAAAATACGAATATTTCGCAGTTCATCGGCGACACCGTGCTGGATCTGACCAATGCGCAGATTCCTTACGGGGAGACCAAGATTAATATCTCTGCTTTTGTAGGGGACATCAAGGTCTACGTGCCGGAAGACATGAATCTGGGAGTTAAGGTCAACAGCAGCTCTTTTATCGGAGACATGCAGGTTCTGGAACAATCACGGAGCGGGTTTATGAGCAATGTTCAATGCAAGACCCCTTATTATAAGGAAGCCGGCAAAAAAGTCCGCATTAATGTCAGTGCCTTCATCGGCGACATCAAAATCAAAACGGTAGGTTAG
- a CDS encoding HAMP domain-containing sensor histidine kinase — MVKLLSNTKWMLLVYFLLSGGVTAGLMYAGTCLGYIEVQDYRMWLYLCAGIVLFTVIVGYMAGQRIQRRIDLLDLNMLQVAKGNLSVRMPESDDQSFTRVYHEFNMMMDTVENKMQLLQRLGEQEVIEKEKAAESAVLEERRRMARDLHDTVSQQLFAIHMSASSLPKVLERNAEHGKTVMDQLITMSQMAQKQMRALIAQLRPVELEGRNLFEALEKWFPDYCRQNGLKGVKELELQGELSEAIEHQLFLIIQESMANIVKHAGARMVSLSLREVPRQVVLSISDDGQGFEHVQHKQGSYGLTTMRERAEKLGGQVEIISRKGAGTTIRVHIPKFLQGGPEPESASAAEG; from the coding sequence ATGGTGAAATTGCTGAGCAATACCAAATGGATGCTGCTGGTGTATTTTCTTCTTAGCGGCGGTGTAACCGCTGGACTTATGTATGCCGGAACATGCCTGGGCTATATCGAGGTTCAGGATTACCGCATGTGGCTGTATCTCTGCGCGGGGATTGTACTGTTCACGGTTATTGTCGGGTATATGGCGGGCCAGCGGATTCAGCGGCGGATTGATCTTCTGGACCTGAATATGCTTCAGGTAGCCAAAGGCAATCTTTCGGTCCGGATGCCTGAGAGCGACGACCAGTCTTTTACCAGAGTGTACCACGAATTCAACATGATGATGGACACGGTGGAGAATAAAATGCAGCTGCTGCAGCGTTTGGGCGAGCAGGAAGTGATCGAGAAGGAAAAGGCAGCGGAGAGTGCGGTACTTGAAGAGCGCAGGCGTATGGCCCGGGATTTGCATGATACGGTGAGCCAGCAGCTGTTCGCGATTCATATGTCCGCTTCTTCGCTGCCTAAAGTGCTGGAACGGAACGCAGAGCACGGCAAGACCGTTATGGATCAGCTGATTACCATGTCCCAAATGGCCCAGAAGCAGATGAGAGCCCTGATTGCCCAGCTTCGGCCGGTGGAACTGGAGGGGCGCAATCTTTTTGAAGCGCTGGAGAAATGGTTCCCGGATTACTGCCGTCAGAATGGACTTAAAGGCGTGAAGGAGCTTGAGCTGCAGGGTGAGCTGTCCGAAGCGATTGAGCATCAGCTGTTCCTGATCATACAGGAATCGATGGCGAATATCGTCAAGCATGCAGGCGCGCGTATGGTCAGTCTGTCGCTGCGCGAAGTGCCGAGACAAGTGGTGCTGAGCATCAGCGATGACGGCCAGGGCTTCGAGCATGTGCAGCATAAGCAAGGCTCCTACGGGCTGACAACGATGCGGGAACGGGCGGAGAAGCTCGGCGGACAGGTGGAAATCATCAGCCGCAAGGGGGCGGGGACCACGATCCGCGTACATATACCCAAATTTTTGCAGGGCGGTCCGGAGCCGGAGAGCGCCAGTGCGGCCGAGGGCTGA
- a CDS encoding S1C family serine protease, translating into MDDNKNNYGRENNFNRDNEPSPEREWDSNSSSNNNESTESGSSYYYSYGPFKSLNKDEMNPDDPQHYSRREPEHVEVTPPQPVRPVPYSTSIRTTGFDGNGGRGGSGGNGADGGNGWQYNHKPKKPVKAVLLSFLAGMVVLSGSMFMADRGNWFTGDPVTTATVSNTAAKTANGSADVTPATTTTSLLTGTTDASKVVDSVGPAVVKIETLVKTSSRRNSTNPNFSDPFSQFFFGDQFGGNSSSGSGSDSNSDSNSGANSSQLTPFGIGTGFIYDSAGYILTNQHVVDNADVIQVTVDGNTKPYEAKLLGYSKDLDLAVLKIEGKNFPTVQLGDSDSIKVGSEVVAIGNPQGFDHTVTAGVLSAKNRSIDINEEDGSGTRNYKNLLQTDASINPGNSGGPLLNLNGQVIGMNVAVSTDSQGIGFAIAVNTIKEVVDKLEANQEIPKEPVPFIGASLMTITDEVAKQMGTDIKEGSVVAEIIFKSPAYTADLRPYDIITGANGKKYATSQDLITYIQTLKVGDKITLNVVRDGKTLELPVTIGNKNDFNTSQTQKQ; encoded by the coding sequence ATGGACGATAACAAAAACAACTATGGCCGCGAAAACAACTTTAATCGTGATAATGAACCCTCGCCGGAGCGGGAATGGGATAGCAATAGCAGCAGCAATAATAATGAATCTACTGAATCCGGCTCTTCCTACTATTACTCTTACGGACCTTTCAAATCGCTTAACAAAGATGAGATGAACCCGGATGATCCGCAGCACTATAGCCGCCGGGAACCGGAACATGTAGAGGTTACGCCTCCACAGCCGGTCAGACCGGTACCGTACAGCACCTCGATCCGCACAACCGGATTTGACGGCAATGGCGGACGGGGCGGCAGCGGCGGGAATGGAGCGGACGGCGGCAACGGCTGGCAGTATAACCACAAACCGAAGAAGCCGGTAAAAGCGGTGCTGCTCTCTTTTCTGGCCGGTATGGTGGTTCTCTCCGGTTCCATGTTCATGGCCGATCGCGGCAACTGGTTCACGGGGGACCCGGTTACTACGGCAACTGTATCGAACACTGCGGCGAAGACGGCTAACGGCAGCGCGGATGTCACACCTGCAACCACGACAACTTCGCTGCTCACAGGCACAACGGATGCTTCGAAGGTAGTGGATTCCGTTGGACCGGCAGTCGTCAAGATTGAAACTTTGGTGAAAACAAGCTCCCGCCGAAACTCAACCAATCCAAATTTTAGCGATCCGTTTTCACAGTTTTTCTTCGGTGATCAATTTGGCGGCAACAGTTCTTCCGGCTCAGGGTCGGACTCGAATTCAGACTCGAATTCCGGCGCGAATTCTTCCCAGCTCACACCTTTCGGAATCGGAACAGGCTTTATCTATGACTCCGCAGGGTATATCTTGACCAACCAGCATGTAGTTGACAACGCAGATGTAATTCAGGTAACTGTAGATGGCAATACTAAGCCATATGAAGCCAAGCTGCTCGGCTACAGCAAGGATCTGGATTTGGCGGTGCTGAAGATTGAAGGCAAAAACTTCCCGACCGTACAGCTTGGCGATTCTGACAGCATCAAGGTCGGCTCTGAAGTGGTGGCTATCGGGAACCCGCAGGGTTTTGACCATACCGTTACGGCTGGTGTGCTCAGCGCCAAAAACCGCAGCATTGACATCAACGAAGAAGACGGCAGCGGCACCCGCAACTACAAAAACCTGCTTCAAACAGATGCATCCATCAATCCTGGTAACTCCGGCGGCCCGCTGCTTAATCTGAATGGCCAGGTTATCGGAATGAACGTAGCCGTAAGCACGGATTCTCAAGGTATTGGTTTTGCCATTGCGGTAAATACCATTAAAGAGGTTGTTGACAAACTCGAAGCCAACCAGGAAATTCCTAAAGAACCAGTTCCGTTCATTGGCGCATCACTCATGACCATTACCGATGAGGTCGCGAAGCAAATGGGTACGGATATAAAAGAAGGCTCCGTCGTAGCGGAAATCATCTTCAAATCGCCGGCCTACACCGCTGATCTGCGCCCTTACGATATTATCACAGGTGCTAACGGCAAGAAGTATGCAACCAGCCAGGATTTGATTACCTACATCCAGACCCTCAAAGTGGGTGACAAAATCACGCTCAACGTTGTACGCGACGGCAAAACGCTTGAACTTCCTGTAACTATCGGCAATAAAAACGACTTTAACACTTCTCAGACTCAGAAGCAGTAA